A window of the Acidimicrobiales bacterium genome harbors these coding sequences:
- the pglZ gene encoding BREX-2 system phosphatase PglZ, whose amino-acid sequence MTAPVVSRPQLESLLAGLLERQSADAPFVIVRGDASVEPEAVVVGGQPVAVFASDSPLAIRAHVSKHRNGPLAIITSCDSTALGADLLARAVSRRIRTVDRWEIIARMFGAKQVTRDLADHDAVADALIELEPLGGYRPVTAKVLDLQTALATLVRIGFEADIDTLVDLIIWAERPAAARALREVRPQVADLVERHLTDLHGPAVRPIFAAIRQGKGDQMTALGLVADVVANDPISPAALRLDLEFGDISLTGPEFAALGRAAVDRVRNAAPSDPIARWLHAGDAAVERVKATADAVRSDVLPSGFEARVGAAAAALVTWLETPADRDGERTAEAALDRLDAHLLAEEERSRVTRMRMAARLVRWLTTGWEPAGTLKGTVIDYLADGSWRDRARETVSRGDRHPEARTVLAEIDAQVLDRVRSHGATTARQLANAAYRHDDLLGVEDLLATVAVRAAEAGPVLVLVLDGMGWPSFLEVAEQLERQGWHPVTHADLPAQPTALATLPTVTEFSRASLLCGSLRSGQQDSETRYFPSLEAFRPFDKKPPLLFHKADLRQGGLDTLSGHVVEAIEDRGRHIVGVVLNNIDERLKDVEAPPAGWDLDALTPLRELLRAARHAGRALVVTADHGHILHRDDTQRPGADGGERWRPTESGPAEEGEIEVKGPRVIVESKSCVMPWDERIHYGPKRNGYHGGLTPVELIVPAVVMMTEEAAGWEPLSIPAPSWWYPTLEIPAVESTASAPVPAKRAAKPSDAPTLFDPVPALVPEAADAPGDSVPAEGDWVDRLLVRNDIASQLQGLRLDSAQVSAVLRLLAGAAGTPVQEERLADSLGMPRPRFSRWLGQLQRVLNVDGYEVLASVNGAVRLDRQLLENQMGTL is encoded by the coding sequence GTGACGGCACCAGTCGTTTCGCGGCCACAGCTCGAGTCGCTGCTTGCTGGTCTGCTCGAGCGGCAGTCGGCCGACGCGCCGTTCGTGATCGTTCGCGGCGACGCGTCCGTTGAGCCGGAGGCCGTCGTCGTCGGGGGGCAGCCGGTGGCAGTGTTTGCCTCCGACTCGCCGCTCGCCATCCGTGCGCATGTCTCCAAGCATCGCAACGGACCCCTGGCGATCATCACTTCGTGCGACAGCACGGCCCTTGGCGCCGATCTGCTGGCGCGGGCGGTGAGCCGGCGCATCCGAACGGTCGATCGCTGGGAGATCATCGCCCGAATGTTCGGCGCCAAACAGGTGACGCGCGACCTCGCCGACCACGACGCGGTCGCCGACGCGTTGATCGAACTCGAACCACTCGGCGGCTACCGGCCCGTCACGGCCAAGGTGCTCGACCTCCAGACCGCGCTTGCGACGCTCGTGCGGATCGGTTTCGAGGCTGACATCGACACCCTCGTCGACCTCATCATCTGGGCCGAGAGACCGGCCGCAGCACGTGCGCTGCGTGAGGTCCGCCCGCAAGTGGCCGATCTTGTCGAGCGTCACCTGACCGACCTCCACGGACCAGCGGTTCGACCGATCTTCGCCGCGATCCGCCAGGGCAAGGGCGACCAGATGACAGCGCTCGGGCTTGTCGCCGATGTCGTTGCGAACGATCCGATTTCACCGGCAGCACTCCGGCTCGACCTTGAGTTCGGCGACATCTCCCTCACCGGCCCCGAATTCGCAGCCCTCGGCCGAGCTGCCGTCGATCGCGTTCGCAATGCTGCTCCCAGCGACCCGATTGCGAGGTGGTTGCACGCTGGCGACGCGGCCGTCGAGCGGGTGAAGGCGACCGCCGATGCCGTACGTTCCGATGTGCTCCCCAGTGGTTTCGAGGCTCGGGTCGGCGCAGCTGCGGCGGCGCTTGTCACGTGGCTCGAGACGCCTGCCGACCGGGACGGGGAGCGGACAGCCGAAGCGGCTCTCGATCGACTCGACGCTCATCTGCTCGCCGAGGAGGAGCGAAGCCGGGTGACCCGCATGCGAATGGCAGCTCGCCTCGTTCGCTGGCTCACGACCGGGTGGGAGCCAGCGGGAACACTCAAGGGAACGGTCATCGACTACCTCGCCGATGGCAGCTGGCGCGACCGGGCTCGGGAGACCGTCAGCCGAGGCGATCGTCATCCCGAGGCTCGCACCGTGCTCGCAGAGATCGACGCACAGGTGCTCGATCGAGTGCGGTCGCACGGCGCAACCACGGCACGCCAGCTGGCCAATGCCGCCTATCGCCACGACGACCTGCTCGGGGTCGAGGATCTGCTGGCGACGGTCGCCGTGCGGGCAGCTGAAGCAGGTCCGGTGCTCGTCCTCGTCCTGGACGGCATGGGTTGGCCGAGCTTCCTCGAGGTCGCTGAACAACTCGAACGCCAGGGCTGGCATCCCGTCACCCACGCTGACCTTCCAGCCCAGCCGACTGCGCTCGCCACGTTGCCGACGGTCACCGAGTTCTCTCGGGCCAGCCTGTTGTGCGGCTCGTTGCGCAGCGGCCAGCAGGACTCGGAGACGCGGTACTTCCCGAGTCTCGAGGCGTTCCGCCCCTTCGACAAGAAGCCTCCGCTGCTGTTCCACAAGGCCGATCTCCGTCAGGGCGGACTCGACACCCTTTCCGGGCACGTTGTCGAGGCCATTGAGGATCGGGGTCGCCACATCGTCGGCGTCGTGTTGAACAACATCGACGAACGGCTCAAAGACGTGGAGGCACCCCCGGCTGGGTGGGATCTCGACGCGCTCACTCCACTGCGAGAGCTGCTACGCGCCGCTCGTCATGCCGGGCGCGCACTCGTCGTGACTGCGGATCACGGCCACATCCTGCATCGTGACGACACCCAACGACCGGGCGCCGATGGCGGTGAGCGCTGGCGGCCCACCGAGAGCGGCCCGGCCGAGGAGGGCGAGATCGAAGTGAAGGGGCCTCGCGTCATCGTCGAGTCGAAGTCGTGCGTGATGCCGTGGGACGAGCGAATCCACTACGGCCCCAAGCGCAACGGCTACCACGGCGGTCTGACTCCGGTGGAGCTGATCGTGCCCGCCGTCGTGATGATGACCGAGGAGGCCGCAGGGTGGGAGCCGTTGTCGATCCCGGCGCCGAGCTGGTGGTACCCGACACTGGAGATCCCGGCCGTTGAGTCGACTGCGTCTGCTCCGGTTCCCGCCAAGCGTGCGGCGAAGCCTTCGGATGCGCCGACGTTGTTCGATCCCGTGCCAGCTCTTGTTCCTGAGGCGGCGGACGCACCGGGCGACTCGGTGCCGGCGGAGGGGGACTGGGTCGATCGGCTGCTCGTACGGAACGACATCGCCTCGCAGCTCCAGGGGTTGCGCCTCGATTCGGCCCAGGTGTCGGCGGTGCTGCGACTGCTCGCTGGTGCAGCGGGTACGCCCGTGCAAGAGGAACGGCTCGCCGACTCCCTCGGGATGCCCCGGCCACGATTCAGTCGTTGGCTGGGTCAGCTGCAGCGTGTTCTCAACGTCGACGGCTACGAGGTGCTCGCTTCCGTCAATGGAGCGGTTCGCCTCGATCGTCAGTTGCTCGAGAACCAGATGGGCACGTTGTGA